Proteins from a single region of Hordeum vulgare subsp. vulgare chromosome 6H, MorexV3_pseudomolecules_assembly, whole genome shotgun sequence:
- the LOC123403942 gene encoding uncharacterized protein LOC123403942 produces MAHAMNNTHLLCLAVALLLMSASLSCNANDTDPNTYCESASECKRPVHDYGLNSFSKKYGDVPYNCGRVCDPKDTRANTYCEEMWECKRPVHDYDQRKCRELCVSKGYNYLRSYCEHHPEEYCCCHK; encoded by the exons ATGGCACATGCCATGAACAACACGCACCTTTTGTGCTTGGCCGTAGCTCTTCTGCTCATGTCGGCCTCCCTGTCCTGCAACGCCAATG ACACGGATCCTAACACATACTGTGAATCTGCGTCGGAATGCAAGAGACCGGTGCATGATTATGGTCTGAAttccttttctaaaaaatacGGTGATGTTCCGTACAACTGCGGAAGAGTCTGCGACCCCAAGG ACACGCGTGCTAACACATATTGTGAAGAAATGTGGGAATGCAAGAGACCAGTGCATGATTATGACCAGCGCAAGTGCCGAGAGTTGTGCGTAAGCAAAGGCTACAACTATCTCAGGAGCTATTGCGAGCACCACCCCGAAGAGTATTGCTGTTGCCATAAGTAA